The DNA window ATCATCGCGCGGGTGAAGTGCAGGCCCGCCGTGGGGGCTGCTACTGCACCAACGTGCTGCGCAAAAACGGTCTGGTAATAATCGCGATCGGCTTCTTCAACGTCGCGGTTGATTTCGCGGGGAATCGGCATTTCGCCCAGTTCATCCACCGCTTTCATAAACTCCTCGTGATTGCCGTCGAACAGGAACCGGATCGTGCGGCCGCGCGAGGTTGTATTGTCAATTACTTCAGCAACGAGGTCGCTGTCGCCGAAATACAATTTGTTGCCGACACGAATCTTGCGGGCTGGATCGACCAGTACGTCCCACAGTTTCATTTCACGGTTCAACTCCCGCAGCAGGAAAACTTCGATTTTGGCACCGGTTTTTTCCTTGTTGCCATAGAGCCGCGCGGGAAACACTTTCGTGTTGTTGATGACCATTACGTCACCATCGTTGAAATAGCTCAGTATGTCTGAAAACTGCTTGTGCTCAATGGTTTTGGCCTTGCGGTCGACGACCATCAGCCGCGATTCGCCCCGCTCAACCGGGTATTTGGCAATGAGACTGTCGGGCAAATCGAATTTAAATTCAGATAACTTCATAGCAGATCAGCACTGAAAAAGAACGGCTTACTTTTTTATAAGGGCCGCAAAGATAAACAAAAACCCGAAAACTTTATCAGCTTCCGGGTCTAATTCTTGGAATTATGGGTAAAATGCTTATCAGTTTGCCGCAAACGGATCAATCGGCTGCACAGCCCCATCAGTATTGACCGTCGGCCGCTCACCCACGTTGAATTTTGCCATCAGTTCGGGCGAAACGGCTGAGTACGTACCCTGAGCTGCTACGAACACACCTTTCTTGCCGTTGTTGGTCGTGATGGCATAGACTGTCATCTCATCGCCGGGGTCTGATGTGCCTTCGAACCGGTGAAACTCATCGACTAAAAAATCATCACCCTTCAACTTTACATCGCTGTCCTGTTCGGTCAGGTGATCGTTTTGAGCGTCAAATTGGTGTGTATACCCACGTTCGTGGAGGGATTCCATTGCCTGGGTTACCGTATCGTAATTTGCCATGACTGTGTCTTTTTAGTGAATTAGCGCAAACCGAAGTCCTGATTTGCCGGGTTTGTCTGATTAACCCACAGTAGGCCGGATAGTTTTAAGTCAGCATGAATACCCTGCCTTGTGTGGATTTGACAACGGACACGTATGTCTATGAATTGATACTGTGTGCGCGAATCAGTGAAACCGATGCAATGGTAATGGCAACGAACCCGATGGCGCCGACGACTGATTCATACAGCGTTGGGAAGTCTTAGCTATAGGAATGAATCAGGGTATGGGCAAACCGTGGTTTAGTTGACGGTTTATCCATACCCTGACTAATCTAAATGCCGTACGGCTATGCTGCTCTCAATTGAATGTCTGCCCGAATGTGCAGGTATGACAACAGCTCTTCCAATTGCTGAATGTATTGACCTCTAAGCCGTTCGTAGCCCTCTATGGCCAATGAATCAGCGGGTCGCTGCTCCGTATGCAGTTGAATTAATTCGTTCAACTGCTCAATTCGACCCAGGACATCGATTATTTCACTTCGCAGATTATGAGATTGATTCATCATGCCAGGTGATTTGAACAAATCCTTTGGAGAACTTCGTGCGCGTAACCCGATCAGGTTTTGTCGTGGTAAACTGAAAAAACCACTGTGTGCGATCGGAAAGATACAGAAAATAATTACGTTCACCCGGCTCAATCAATCGCACAAAATACAGATCAAGATGTGGATATTGATCACGAAGCGTCCGCATCTGGTGCTCAAAACGATGGTGATAGAAGGCCGGTATGACTATCACCGCGTCTATGTCGTTCGGATACTCTTTTTTCGTGACGAAACTACCATCTATCCACAACGTAATAGTTAGGATCGACAACTTGTTTAGCGAGAAAATGAAAGACCGCAACATGCTGATTAGATCACGCCGATGCTCGTTCCAGCCAAATACATTCTCGAACGAGTTCCAGTCTGTTTCAATCAACTCGTAGGGCATCAGATGCCCCTTTGCATCGAATTGTAAAGTACCCGATGGCATCTAGTTGATTTTCAACACGGCCATGAACGCTTCCTGTGGAATCTCGACGTTACCGACCTGACGCATGCGTTTCTTACCTTTCTTCTGCTTGTCGAGCAGTTTGCGTTTCCGCGAAATATCACCGCCGTAACATTTGGCGAGTACGTCTTTGCGCAAGGCACTCAGGGTTTCACGGGCAATAATTTTCTGACCGATAGCCGCCTGAATAGCTATCTCAAACTGCTGACGGGGAATCAACTCCCGCAGTTTCTCGCACAGTTTTTTACCCCATTCGTACGACTTCGTCCGGTGAACAATAGCCGACAGCGCATCGATTTTATCCCCGTTGAGCATCACGTCCAGCTTTACCATGTCGGACTCGCGGGTTTGCATAAACTCATAATCGAGTGATGCATAGCCGCGCGAAATGGTTTTGAGCTTGTCGAAGAAGTCGAATACGACCTCGGCCAGGGGCATCTCGAACTGTAGCTCGACCCGGTCGGCAGTGAGGTAGACCTGGTTTTTGAGGGTCGAGCGTTTGTCCATACACAGACCCATAATGCCGCCGACGTACTCGGCTTTCGTTATAATCTGCGCCCGGATGAACGGCTCCTCAATATAGTCGATCAGGTTTGGTTCAGGCATTTCGGCCGGGGCCGATACCTGTAGTTCCTCCCCCTTGGTTGTGACGACCTCAAACCGCACCGAGGGTACGGTCGTAATAACGGTCATATCAAACTCGCGCTCCAGCCGTTCCTGCACAATTTCCATGTGCAGCATGCCCAGGAAGCCGCAACGGAAGCCGAAGCCCAGAGCCGCCGACGTTTCGGGTTCCCAGACCAGAGCTGCATCGTTTAGTTGTAGCTTCTCCATGGCGTCGCGCAGGTCTTCAAACTCGCTGGTTTCGACGGGATAGATACCGGCAAACACCATTGGTTTAACCTCCGAAAAACCCTGGATCGCTTCTTTGGCCGGGCGTTCGAGCGACGTAATCGTGTCGCCGACTTTTACTTCTTTCGCGACTTTGATGCCCGAAATCAGGTAGCCTACATCACCACATTCGATGACCGATTTCGGCACCTGTTCCAGACCAAGTGTACCGACTTCATCGGCGATATACTCTTTGCCGGTGTTCATGAACTTAACGCGGTCGCCTTTGCGAATCCGGCCGTTCTGCACCCGGAAGATAACCTCGATACCCCGGTACGAATTGAAATGAGAGTCGAAAATCAACGCCTGTAGTGCACCGTCGGGATCGCCTTTGGGGGCCGGAATCCGTTCGACGATAGCGGCCAGAATTTCGGGTACACCGATGCCTTCCTTACCACTGGCCGGAATGATATCGTCCCGCTCGCAACCGAGCAGGTCCACCATTTCGTCCTTTACCTCTTCAGGCATAGCACCCGGCAGGTCGATTTTATTCAGTACTGGAATGATAACCAGGTCGTTGTTCAGGGCCAGGTACAGATTCGAGATGGTCTGAGCCTCAGTACCCTGCGCAGCATCGACCAGCAGCAGTGCGCCTTCGCAGGCAGCAATCGACCGCGACACTTCGTAGCTAAAGTCGACGTGGCCGGGCGTGTCGATCAGGTTGAGCACGTACGTCTCGCCCTTGTAATTATAGGTCATCTGGATGGCGTGGCTCTTGATCGTGATACCACGTTCGCGTTCCAGATCCATGTCGTCCAGCAGTTGTGCCTGCATGTCACGGGCACCGACGGTTTGGGTAAATTCCAGCAATCGGTCGGCGAGGGTACTTTTGCCGTGGTCGATGTGGGCAATGATGCAAAAATTACGGATATGTTTCACGCTGGAAAACAGGAGTGTCTGCTGAATAAACAGCAAAAATAGGCAAAAAAGTCCGCGAATGGGGTAGGGCTGGCCGGGTGTAAAAAACAAACGCCGGCTTCAAAAGAAACCGGCGTGTCTGAATTACACTTCATCAACAAACTAAAACCATACTGGCGAACCAGTCTAGTGCTGTAGGAGGGGGACTCGAACCACCCACGGTGCGGTTAGCTACAGTACAACTCTGGTGGTCAACCCCAGTCGCCACGAGGGCGGCATTATGCTGCGTTTATCCCTTATCACCACCCCGAGACAGGAGGGCACGTCTGCCAATTTCGACATCCTACAGTGTGAGAAAGATGTCGAAGCAGTCAACCCGTTGACCCTGGCCAACCGCTTCAACAATACAAAGGTAACAGACGACCTTTATTCATTGCAAATTTATCACTAAAAAAGCTTTAAATTTATGATACGTTAAAAATGAGCGTATATTTGTTATGAAAACAGAAACGGAAAGGGCAGATGGCCGACAAAAATTTAGAAATTGACAATACGGACCTGAAAATCCTGAGTCTGCTCATGCAGGACGCTAATATGCCCTATACCGAAATCGGCAAGCGTATATACGTGTCGGGCGGTACAGTCCACGTCCGCATGAAGAAGCTGGAGCAGATGGGCGTCGTGAAAGGATCGCAACTCGTGATCGACAGTGCCCGGCTGGGTTGGGACATCAGCGCGTTTCTGGGCATCTACCTTGATAAGAGTTCGCTCTACGCCGACGTGTCGCGTCAGCTGGAGAAAATTCCCGAGGTCGTAAACGTGCATTACACGACGGGTATCTACAGCATTTTCGCCAAAATCGTTTGTCGCGACACGCAGCACCTGCGCGAAGTATTGCACGACAAGATTCAAAAGGTCAGCGGTATACAGCGAACCGAGACGTTTATTTCGCTCGAAGAAAGTGTTAATCGCCCCGTTCCGTTCGGCGAAGGGGTGTAGAGGCATTGAACCGTAAGCCGTCGGGCGCGTGTTATAGCCTGCAACGAACACGTACGTATGCAACCTACTATTCACGCAACAACGGTTGTCGGTATCCGGCACAATGGGCATGTCGCTCTCGGTGCCGACGGACAGGCCACTATGGGCAATACCGTTGCCAAGAGTAACGTCCGCAAGATTCGGGTGCTGATGGGCGGAAAAGTGCTGGCCGGATTTGCCGGTTCAACGGCCGACGCCTTCACCCTGATCGAGCGCTTTGAAGATAAACTCAATGCCTACGGGGGGAACCTCAAACGGGCGGCCATCGAGCTCGCTAAAGACTGGCGCACCGACCGTTATCTGCGAAAGCTAGAAGCAATGCTGATCGTCGCGTCGAAAGAAGACCTGCTGCTGGTATCGGGTACCGGGGATGTCATCGAACCTGATTTTGACGTAGCCGCCATTGGGTCGGGGGGAATGTACGCCCAGTCGGCGGCAATAGCGCTGAAGAAGCATGCCACCGAACTGACGGCCGAAGAAATGGTGCGGGAAAGCCTGCATATCGCGGCTGACGTTTGCATTTACACCAATCATAATCTGGTTGTCGAATCGCTTTAGGCGGCAGACTGCTCTGCCCGCGCACAAATCGCGGGCGGTCGGTTAGATTGTCTATATTTGAGCCTTTCTTTGTCGGTCACTCCTCAGGCACGCATGAAACCAGGCTTCGCTCAGTCGTCAATGCTGATGCGCCGGCGCATTTCGCTGGGGTTCGTGCTGGTTATGGGCCTACTTTCGCTGGGGTTCGCCCTGTCGCTGCTGAGCTACAGCCGACACAACGACGATAGCGAGGGCGCCGAGCAAGCGCAGGCGGTCATCGACAGGACCAATACGCTTCAGCTGTTGGTACAGGAAATTGAAACCGGCACGCGCGGGTATATCCTGACAGGCGAAAATCGCTATTTGAACCCGCGAACAGTGTCGTTGCCCCAAATTCCGGGTCATCTGGACAGTATTTACAGAATGGCCTTCAGCCACGGCCCAGGTATCCGTTTTCTGGTCGGGCAACTTCGGCAACAGATAGTGGCTAAACTGGTTGTGTCAGATAAACAACTGAAGCTGACGCATGCCGGTCAGATGGCCAATCGGGATACGCTGCGGGCTTACCTCAACATTGGCCGTGAGCGGATGAAAGCCGTGCGCCAGACGATAGCAACAATACAAACAGCGGAAACCGAACGGCTACACCGCCAGATGGCGCAGGCTGAGCGGTCGTACCGGAACACACAGCTTATCATTTTCGGGCTGTCGACACTAACGTTCTTCACGATTATTGCCCTGTATCGCATGTTGCGGGACGAACTGCACCGGCGGCAGCGAAACGAAGATCAGCTACGCGAATACGAAGTCAGATTACGTGAGCAGATTCGGCAGCTCGAAACATCGAACGAGGAGCTTGAACGCTTTGCCTACGTTGCCAGCCACGATTTACAGGAGCCACTGCGTAAGATTCGTTCGTTTGCTACGCTGATCACCGCCCGGCACGGGAACACGCTGGAAAAGGAGAGCGATCTATACGTACAGAAGATTTCGTCGTCGGCCGATCGGATGTCGAAACTCATCAAGGACCTGCTCGATTTTTCGCGCATTTCCAACCACCGGGAAGAGCCGGTACTGGTATCGCTTGATGAAGTTGTGCGTTATGTGCTTGACGATCAGGAGTTACGAATAAAAGGGCTTGGTGCTCAAATCGAAGTTGGCCGTTTGCCGACGGTGCAGGCGATACCCGGACAGATGGACCACCTGTTTGCTAATCTGATTTCAAATGCACTCAAATTTGTTCGGCCGGGCGTAGTGCCACGGCTGCATATCGATGCTACATTGGCCAATGTGGGCCAGTATCCGAATCTGGCTGACAACCGGACGTACCACGAAATACGGGTGGAGGACAATGGTATCGGTTTTGACGAAAAATATTTAGACCATATTTTCAAGGTTTTTCAGCGATTGCACGGCAAAAGTGCGTTTGAAGGAACCGGTATCGGGCTGGCGATCTGCAAGCGGATCGTCATGGCGCATGAGGGGCACATTACGGCCCACAGCCAGCCCGGCGCCGGAACTACATTCATTCTTATCTTACCTGAACGGCAGTCGCGCCAGGATTATGACCGATCAAACCCCATCAAAGCCCATTCATATTCTGCTGGTTGACGACGACGAAGACGACCGTTTTCTGACGCGTGAAGCTTTTCAGATGCATTACCCAACCAGTCAGATTTCATTCGCTGAAGATGGAGAAGATATGCTCGATTTTCTCGAGCGACGGGGCGTGTATGCCGATGAAAAACTGCCCCTGCCCGATCTGATTCTGCTTGATCTGAATATGCCCCGCAAAGACGGGCGGGAAGCGCTGCGCGAAATCAAAGCCAGTGAAAAACTGCGGCACATACCCATCGTCGTGCTGACGACGTCCGATGCGCGCGCTGACGTAGAAACGTCGTACTTCAATGGGGCTAACAGCTTCATCACCAAGCCACCCACGTTTCAGCGGCTGAGCGAAGTAACCAAAACGATTGGGCAGTACTGGTTCAACGTTGCTACCGTGTGTGGGCAGGAAGTGTAGGGTCCGTCAGGGTAGTTTACATAGCCCGACAAACAGTTTTTCGATACCCGCCGTCACGCGTCTGTTCTGACCGGGGGTGAACCGACTTACCTGCACGCAGAAGCTCATGCGTTCGCCACTACCCGTGATAAAATACCCGGCATAAGCCCGCACACCCTCGATAGAACCGCTCTTCGCCCGAATCTTTCCGGCTGCTACAGTACCCTTCGCCAGATTGCGCACGGTACCGGTTTGCCCCACCACGGGAATAGTCTCCAGAAAGGCTGGAAACGTTTGCTCACGGCCCATCGCGCTCAGAATACCGGTCATATTTCCGGCTGTCAGGGCGCCGACTGTCGACAGGCCGCTGCCATCTTTAATGCGAAACCCGCTCAGATCGATACCCTTACTGCGCCAGTAGTCGGTTAGCCGGTTTATGCTGGCGTCGGTCGTTTTTGTTGATTTGTTGAGCGCCAGTGCTGTCGTGCGTAGCAGGGCCTCGGCGTACAGGTTGATGCTCTGAAAGTTGGTTTGTGTAATCAGGTCAGTGAGCGGGGGGGATTTGTGCTCGTAAATCAACGTGCGCTTCCCCAACGAAGGCATCGTTGTGGGTAATCCGCTACCTGCTGACTGCGGTTCGTCGGTAACGGTTATGCGATCGGCTAGTAGTTGCTGATGCAGCGCATAGGCTGCGAAATAAGCCGGGTCGGGCAGTGCCCCCTTCACCGAAAATTCTTCACCCACCGGTACTTTACCTGTCAACCATTGCTGGTTCTGGAAAGGCGCGCCGTAGATCGTTACCTGATCGCCGGAGCCCGCTTCGTCAGTCATTACGTTGTTGCGCAGGCTTAGAAAAGGCAGCGTGGGGTCGGTGCGCAAAAACGTAGCCGCAGCACCTACGGCAGCGCCGGGTTTGAAAAAAACGCGGTATAGGTTTTCGTTCAGATTCAGCGCGCTCAGACTAGCCCCGTAGTAATTGCCCAGATCGCCGTAGGGCCAGGTGTCGGGCGTCGTCAGGTCGGTGTAGAGAGACGCATCGCCCACGATACGGCCGCGAATCTCCCGAATACCGGCCCCTTTTAGCTGAGCCGCCCAATTTTTCAGCAAAGCCGTCAGGTCGTAATAGCCGGGAAACCGCCAGCTACCCAGCGACGGATCGCCCGACCCTCGGATATACAGATTGCCGGTCAGAACGCTGTCCTGAATAGTACCGTCGTATTCCAGCGCCGTCGTGTAGCTGTAGTTCGGCCCCAGTACCGACAGGGCCGTTGCCGTAGTAATCAGTTTCAGGGTCGAGGCTGACGGCAGGCTTTGCCGGGCGTTGTAGTTAACGATCTCCTGCCCGTCGCTGACCCGCCGAACCGATAGTGCCACCGTGCCGTAACGCACCGCCGGCCCGGCCTGGAACGAATCGACCAGCGCCGTCAATTGTCGCACAGCCAGCGAATCGACCACTGGCCGGACGGTACGAACCGGCTGGGGCGCGGGAGGCTGAGCTGGCCTGAACACAACGTGGATCAGGAAAAAAATTAGGCGCAGTGAGAAAACAGGCATAGTTCAGGTACAGGTGAGCGATCTGTGCG is part of the Spirosoma rhododendri genome and encodes:
- the queA gene encoding tRNA preQ1(34) S-adenosylmethionine ribosyltransferase-isomerase QueA, with amino-acid sequence MKLSEFKFDLPDSLIAKYPVERGESRLMVVDRKAKTIEHKQFSDILSYFNDGDVMVINNTKVFPARLYGNKEKTGAKIEVFLLRELNREMKLWDVLVDPARKIRVGNKLYFGDSDLVAEVIDNTTSRGRTIRFLFDGNHEEFMKAVDELGEMPIPREINRDVEEADRDYYQTVFAQHVGAVAAPTAGLHFTRAMMKRMEIKGIHFAPVTLHVGLGTFRQVDVEDLTKHKTDSENYRIGDDAAQIVNTALDAGKRVCAIGTTSLKAVESSVSANSRLKPVEGWTDRFIFPPYDFKIANSLLTNLHLPESILVMMTSAFGGHELIKEAYQQAIKEKYRFFTYGDAMLIL
- a CDS encoding DUF6932 family protein codes for the protein MPSGTLQFDAKGHLMPYELIETDWNSFENVFGWNEHRRDLISMLRSFIFSLNKLSILTITLWIDGSFVTKKEYPNDIDAVIVIPAFYHHRFEHQMRTLRDQYPHLDLYFVRLIEPGERNYFLYLSDRTQWFFQFTTTKPDRVTRTKFSKGFVQITWHDESIS
- the lepA gene encoding translation elongation factor 4, producing MKHIRNFCIIAHIDHGKSTLADRLLEFTQTVGARDMQAQLLDDMDLERERGITIKSHAIQMTYNYKGETYVLNLIDTPGHVDFSYEVSRSIAACEGALLLVDAAQGTEAQTISNLYLALNNDLVIIPVLNKIDLPGAMPEEVKDEMVDLLGCERDDIIPASGKEGIGVPEILAAIVERIPAPKGDPDGALQALIFDSHFNSYRGIEVIFRVQNGRIRKGDRVKFMNTGKEYIADEVGTLGLEQVPKSVIECGDVGYLISGIKVAKEVKVGDTITSLERPAKEAIQGFSEVKPMVFAGIYPVETSEFEDLRDAMEKLQLNDAALVWEPETSAALGFGFRCGFLGMLHMEIVQERLEREFDMTVITTVPSVRFEVVTTKGEELQVSAPAEMPEPNLIDYIEEPFIRAQIITKAEYVGGIMGLCMDKRSTLKNQVYLTADRVELQFEMPLAEVVFDFFDKLKTISRGYASLDYEFMQTRESDMVKLDVMLNGDKIDALSAIVHRTKSYEWGKKLCEKLRELIPRQQFEIAIQAAIGQKIIARETLSALRKDVLAKCYGGDISRKRKLLDKQKKGKKRMRQVGNVEIPQEAFMAVLKIN
- a CDS encoding Lrp/AsnC ligand binding domain-containing protein — encoded protein: MADKNLEIDNTDLKILSLLMQDANMPYTEIGKRIYVSGGTVHVRMKKLEQMGVVKGSQLVIDSARLGWDISAFLGIYLDKSSLYADVSRQLEKIPEVVNVHYTTGIYSIFAKIVCRDTQHLREVLHDKIQKVSGIQRTETFISLEESVNRPVPFGEGV
- the hslV gene encoding ATP-dependent protease subunit HslV → MQPTIHATTVVGIRHNGHVALGADGQATMGNTVAKSNVRKIRVLMGGKVLAGFAGSTADAFTLIERFEDKLNAYGGNLKRAAIELAKDWRTDRYLRKLEAMLIVASKEDLLLVSGTGDVIEPDFDVAAIGSGGMYAQSAAIALKKHATELTAEEMVRESLHIAADVCIYTNHNLVVESL
- a CDS encoding sensor histidine kinase; amino-acid sequence: MKPGFAQSSMLMRRRISLGFVLVMGLLSLGFALSLLSYSRHNDDSEGAEQAQAVIDRTNTLQLLVQEIETGTRGYILTGENRYLNPRTVSLPQIPGHLDSIYRMAFSHGPGIRFLVGQLRQQIVAKLVVSDKQLKLTHAGQMANRDTLRAYLNIGRERMKAVRQTIATIQTAETERLHRQMAQAERSYRNTQLIIFGLSTLTFFTIIALYRMLRDELHRRQRNEDQLREYEVRLREQIRQLETSNEELERFAYVASHDLQEPLRKIRSFATLITARHGNTLEKESDLYVQKISSSADRMSKLIKDLLDFSRISNHREEPVLVSLDEVVRYVLDDQELRIKGLGAQIEVGRLPTVQAIPGQMDHLFANLISNALKFVRPGVVPRLHIDATLANVGQYPNLADNRTYHEIRVEDNGIGFDEKYLDHIFKVFQRLHGKSAFEGTGIGLAICKRIVMAHEGHITAHSQPGAGTTFILILPERQSRQDYDRSNPIKAHSYSAG
- a CDS encoding response regulator yields the protein MTDQTPSKPIHILLVDDDEDDRFLTREAFQMHYPTSQISFAEDGEDMLDFLERRGVYADEKLPLPDLILLDLNMPRKDGREALREIKASEKLRHIPIVVLTTSDARADVETSYFNGANSFITKPPTFQRLSEVTKTIGQYWFNVATVCGQEV
- the dacB gene encoding D-alanyl-D-alanine carboxypeptidase/D-alanyl-D-alanine endopeptidase, which gives rise to MPVFSLRLIFFLIHVVFRPAQPPAPQPVRTVRPVVDSLAVRQLTALVDSFQAGPAVRYGTVALSVRRVSDGQEIVNYNARQSLPSASTLKLITTATALSVLGPNYSYTTALEYDGTIQDSVLTGNLYIRGSGDPSLGSWRFPGYYDLTALLKNWAAQLKGAGIREIRGRIVGDASLYTDLTTPDTWPYGDLGNYYGASLSALNLNENLYRVFFKPGAAVGAAATFLRTDPTLPFLSLRNNVMTDEAGSGDQVTIYGAPFQNQQWLTGKVPVGEEFSVKGALPDPAYFAAYALHQQLLADRITVTDEPQSAGSGLPTTMPSLGKRTLIYEHKSPPLTDLITQTNFQSINLYAEALLRTTALALNKSTKTTDASINRLTDYWRSKGIDLSGFRIKDGSGLSTVGALTAGNMTGILSAMGREQTFPAFLETIPVVGQTGTVRNLAKGTVAAGKIRAKSGSIEGVRAYAGYFITGSGERMSFCVQVSRFTPGQNRRVTAGIEKLFVGLCKLP